From the genome of Blautia pseudococcoides, one region includes:
- a CDS encoding LytR/AlgR family response regulator transcription factor: MVEMLISGRGKQEVESIYRCSRELAAKFTEEKWEYYCFCTADSLNGFVDQKPLLDMICVDLTMSDALTAVQKLRKFNGHAYITIVASPDISPAVYMRPGIMAGSLMLKPLTEKQVRQVMTEAFQVFVKRFADNSIKEQFVIETREGRTLINYSQIYYFEAREKKIFLITETREIAFYDTINHLLEALPDGFLRSHRSFVVNSGKIDSIRLGKNMILLENGEEIPISRSFRQVFKEFGT, translated from the coding sequence ATGGTTGAGATGCTGATATCGGGAAGAGGGAAACAGGAGGTGGAGAGCATTTACCGATGTTCCAGAGAGCTGGCAGCAAAGTTTACGGAGGAGAAGTGGGAATACTACTGTTTCTGCACTGCAGACAGTCTCAATGGGTTCGTAGATCAGAAGCCTCTGTTGGATATGATCTGTGTGGACTTGACCATGTCGGATGCCCTGACAGCGGTACAGAAACTCAGAAAATTTAACGGACATGCGTATATTACAATTGTGGCAAGTCCGGATATATCACCGGCTGTCTATATGCGGCCTGGTATCATGGCAGGTTCCCTGATGCTGAAACCTTTGACAGAGAAACAGGTCCGGCAGGTCATGACGGAGGCTTTCCAGGTATTTGTAAAGCGATTTGCGGACAATAGTATAAAAGAACAGTTCGTGATAGAGACAAGAGAAGGCAGGACGCTGATCAATTATTCCCAGATTTATTATTTTGAGGCCAGAGAGAAGAAGATTTTTCTGATCACAGAGACTCGGGAAATTGCCTTTTACGACACGATCAATCACCTTCTGGAGGCGCTTCCTGATGGATTTCTGCGCAGTCATAGAAGCTTTGTGGTAAACAGCGGCAAGATAGACAGTATACGCCTGGGGAAGAATATGATCCTGCTTGAAAATGGAGAGGAGATTCCCATTTCCAGAAGCTTCCGCCAGGTGTTTAAGGAGTTCGGAACATGA
- a CDS encoding FHA domain-containing protein has product MYAALMIAAVLLLLSAGLAAAVRKIIHGRETQKCYEAARRIIQEEHLNYAIKNPLNSHGARPQMQKIMICLKTENARKNSYVFDPEKGIHIGRDSGKNEICLQDVTVSGEHCRIFLYQNQIYLQDCNSANGTFLKKGTRRPCALHGNAEMLRNKDRIYVGNTVFRTIIFYCDMLTA; this is encoded by the coding sequence ATGTATGCGGCTTTGATGATCGCAGCGGTTTTATTGCTGTTGTCAGCCGGATTGGCAGCAGCAGTCAGAAAAATCATACACGGCAGGGAAACACAGAAGTGTTACGAGGCAGCGCGCAGGATCATTCAGGAGGAACACCTGAATTATGCCATAAAAAATCCATTGAACAGTCATGGGGCCAGACCGCAGATGCAGAAGATCATGATCTGCCTGAAGACAGAGAATGCCAGAAAAAACAGCTATGTTTTTGATCCGGAGAAGGGAATCCATATTGGCAGGGACAGCGGAAAAAATGAAATTTGCCTCCAGGATGTAACGGTTTCCGGGGAACACTGTAGGATTTTTCTGTATCAGAACCAGATTTATCTGCAGGACTGTAATTCTGCCAATGGGACTTTTTTAAAGAAAGGAACCCGCAGGCCTTGTGCCCTGCATGGAAATGCGGAGATGCTCCGCAATAAGGACAGGATATATGTGGGAAATACGGTGTTTAGGACTATTATTTTCTACTGTGACATGCTTACAGCATAG
- a CDS encoding protein kinase domain-containing protein — translation MFYGGEVLDNTYQIIKEIGKGGTGVVYLAYHLRLQKYVVVKKIHDNFVGQVNVRTEVDILKSLHHTGLPQVYDFFQLSTEVYTVMEHIRGYDLQHYLDEGCEFEEKDLIRWLLQLCEVLEYLHARVPPVLHSDIKPGNIMITPEGNICLIDFNISLDSREKADVRGMSKWYAAPEQVEKAVRQKAGEDTRRIVLDGRMDIYSLGAAFYRLMTGRIPTQDSREFIPVTAMDLPYSQALKAIVGKAMEWDIRKRYSSAAAMHKALLHIYRSDSEYKKLRILNICLYTGCGLLFLLGIWSTAYGWKGMCREDYEKDYAEFYSACENYDNETIISTGIDMLNNKKYKTILENDGQEKAGILYELGNASFEQEQYETAADYYQEARTEDPKTGVYYRDEAIARARSGDIYQASYVLEQADMQGTEDEDILLAKQEIAFTKKEYSKVTEIGEQLEDTGKAEIAGRSALLAAAAFEEKGDMENQLLYLEKAYKAEGGTRCLRQIGQTCLELAQQQKQSRHYKEYLQKGQACYVRLQENPLPSFTDSLNLAIIWELEGEYRKSYDMLKNLSRSNPDSYMVYMHLSYICCKQEEQKKVGMRDFEKAKKYYEKAKILYRSGKAQSDSAMKDLENIIEQMDRE, via the coding sequence ATGTTTTACGGCGGAGAGGTGCTTGACAATACTTATCAGATCATAAAAGAAATAGGTAAGGGCGGAACAGGTGTCGTATATTTGGCCTATCACCTGCGGCTGCAGAAATATGTAGTAGTCAAGAAAATACATGACAACTTTGTGGGACAGGTAAATGTCCGCACAGAGGTGGATATACTGAAAAGTCTTCACCATACAGGTCTTCCTCAGGTATATGATTTCTTTCAGCTTAGCACAGAGGTATATACCGTAATGGAACATATCCGGGGATATGATCTGCAGCATTATCTGGATGAAGGTTGTGAATTTGAAGAAAAAGATCTGATACGCTGGCTTCTACAGCTCTGTGAAGTCCTGGAATATCTGCATGCCAGAGTACCACCGGTACTTCACAGTGATATAAAGCCGGGAAATATCATGATAACACCAGAGGGTAATATCTGTTTGATCGACTTTAATATATCTCTGGACAGCAGAGAAAAAGCAGATGTCCGGGGCATGAGTAAGTGGTATGCAGCTCCGGAACAGGTAGAAAAAGCAGTGCGGCAGAAGGCCGGAGAGGACACCCGGCGTATAGTTTTGGATGGGCGCATGGATATATACAGCCTGGGGGCTGCCTTTTACAGACTGATGACAGGAAGAATCCCCACACAGGACAGCAGGGAATTTATTCCTGTGACAGCCATGGACCTGCCTTACAGCCAGGCGTTGAAAGCAATTGTTGGAAAAGCTATGGAATGGGATATCAGGAAACGCTATTCCAGTGCAGCCGCTATGCATAAAGCGCTGCTTCATATTTACAGATCAGACAGTGAATATAAGAAACTGCGCATTTTAAACATATGCCTGTACACGGGCTGCGGCCTTTTATTTCTATTGGGAATATGGAGCACTGCCTATGGATGGAAGGGAATGTGCAGAGAGGATTATGAAAAGGATTACGCAGAATTTTATTCTGCCTGTGAGAACTATGACAACGAAACTATCATATCAACAGGGATTGATATGCTGAATAATAAAAAATACAAAACCATATTGGAAAATGATGGTCAGGAGAAGGCCGGAATTCTTTATGAACTGGGAAATGCCAGTTTTGAACAGGAACAGTACGAAACCGCTGCTGATTATTACCAGGAGGCCAGGACAGAGGATCCAAAGACTGGAGTTTATTACAGGGATGAGGCCATTGCAAGGGCAAGAAGCGGGGATATCTATCAAGCTTCTTATGTGCTGGAACAGGCTGATATGCAGGGGACGGAAGATGAGGATATTCTGCTGGCAAAACAGGAGATCGCGTTTACAAAAAAGGAGTACAGCAAAGTTACAGAGATAGGGGAACAACTGGAAGACACAGGTAAGGCAGAGATCGCGGGAAGAAGTGCCCTGCTTGCAGCCGCGGCTTTTGAAGAAAAGGGAGATATGGAAAACCAGCTTCTCTACCTGGAAAAAGCATACAAGGCGGAGGGAGGGACACGCTGCCTGCGGCAGATTGGGCAGACATGCCTGGAATTGGCGCAGCAGCAAAAGCAAAGCAGGCATTATAAGGAATATCTGCAGAAAGGCCAAGCTTGTTATGTCCGTCTTCAGGAAAATCCACTCCCTTCCTTCACAGATTCTCTTAATCTGGCCATCATTTGGGAGCTGGAGGGGGAATACAGAAAGAGTTATGATATGCTGAAAAATCTATCCCGGTCAAATCCCGATTCCTACATGGTATATATGCATCTCTCCTATATCTGCTGCAAGCAGGAGGAACAGAAAAAAGTGGGGATGAGGGACTTTGAGAAAGCGAAGAAATATTATGAAAAGGCAAAAATTCTCTACCGTTCCGGCAAAGCGCAGTCTGACAGTGCCATGAAAGATCTGGAAAATATTATAGAACAGATGGACAGGGAGTGA
- the essC gene encoding type VII secretion protein EssC has product MIVIVYNSGVYKEYLLPNITNADYTLNLGETSLGLTKNVEVLMEITADTWKLLSGEGYTISEDQKVLTERVIMDGDIIDLITNAGEIMQLIVADADFDFPVMQKFDISGESYITIGKNEDNSIIYNFQHLISGCHGILERRGGSLYIQDTSANGIFYKYRRITGNKKLEFGDCINIFGLKLLYLENVLAVGTCYGEFRIQENSLCPYIDADLRAVKQAEALQGETGSGGGRNLRKAQVQYFNRSPRNIPSIATEPVEIEAPPNPHRMQEKPVFLSIGPAFTMAVPMLLGCSMAILSSRIGGRSSGAYMFTGLITAVSSAVLGVFWALMNLKYSKKELQEEEEQRFNAYGNYLIKIADSLKAKYEQNERALHQMYPSAAERCGYGETSPALWNRNHTHPDFLYYRLGTGDIPFQVDISIPKEKFTLINDSLQEKPALIRDEYKILKGVPVGIHLSRYPLIGLVGGSGKDGAVKLMHILAAGIAAGNSYTDVKMVFVYDRKEVPSVKAWECMKWFPHVWSEDRKIRYLACDEPEKGDVFFELANTLRLRKEQSSGIGKKERVKPYYILFLWDARLLEGELIRKYIYEPKAEYGFTTCIMAETCEELPNVCEDIIQNDTYYQGFYNAMEASTLRQKIMFDTVSPARLERFGRKISRLRVNEVESNADIPNSLDFFQMYQVHSLEELQVADRWRKNRTYNSMKALIGKKVGDADCYLDIHEKYHGPHGLMAGTTGSGKSETLQTYMLSLAINFSPDDIGFFVIDFKGGGMANLFSNLPHMVGQISNLSGNQVRRAMISIKSENMRRQRIFGEYGVNNINLYTRLYKNHEASLPIPHLFIIIDEFAELKREEPDFMRELISVAQVGRSLGVHLILATQKPSGTVDDNIWSNSKFRLCLRVQDRQDSNDMLHKPDAAFITQAGRCYLQVGNDEIYELFQSGWSGAIYSENMQDNDQDSAVLLTRTGKAAVVGNRKKKKQKTEDTGKVKEVTQLDAVVEYLAAAAAENGYDYRMRLWLPVLPSVLYLMDLPGYQAAGYEDRVYKSREGRWNLSAYAGLCDDPVNQAQGPLSVDFSENGHHAVCGTVVSGKSTFLQTLLFSLITNYSPDYLNIYVLDFSSRMLAPFEGLAHVGGVIYEDEEEKLGKFFHLMRTFMEERKALFRGGNYSQYVQAYGVKLPAILIVIDNFAGFKEKTDNVYEETLIQLSREGAGYGMYLLIAAAGFGLSEIQSRIGDNIRTVISLEMGDKFKYMDVLRTTQIPVLPEAEVKGRGLAFVEGNLLEFQTALALPAEDDFERGKAIADVCRKISDHWTGKKAKTIPYIPVNPQLSDLAGLEEYAKENRQGEQLPFAYRMEDASLYSVDLKYTYCYFIMGRPRTGKTNVLKLLLHAACGQSADVKVIETESTELKRAAQEYKVSYLNTPEDVFRYFQELTPEFVNRNKKKKAWLAEGVSEEDIFERMKETPPIYLFLADLAGFLKMIYRQNGSISPMNGFVENIMEKGSLHNIYFFGCLNTEEAAQIAGYKAYSCFTGYKTGIHLGGNLASQRIFNFQNIPYMELNKGMKRGLGYVPDREDDSVAEKVVIPLAGRMDKNG; this is encoded by the coding sequence ATGATAGTAATTGTATATAATTCCGGGGTCTACAAAGAATATCTGCTTCCTAATATAACAAATGCAGATTATACACTGAATCTGGGAGAGACATCTCTTGGTCTGACAAAGAATGTGGAGGTGTTGATGGAGATCACTGCAGACACATGGAAACTGCTGTCGGGAGAGGGATATACCATCAGCGAAGATCAAAAGGTGCTGACAGAGAGAGTCATCATGGACGGGGATATTATTGATCTTATAACAAATGCAGGAGAAATCATGCAGCTCATTGTAGCGGATGCTGATTTTGATTTCCCTGTTATGCAGAAGTTTGATATCAGCGGTGAGAGTTATATCACCATTGGTAAAAATGAGGACAACAGTATCATCTATAACTTTCAGCATCTTATATCAGGCTGCCACGGTATCCTGGAGAGAAGAGGCGGAAGCCTTTATATCCAGGATACCAGCGCAAACGGCATCTTTTATAAATACAGACGGATCACAGGGAATAAAAAACTGGAATTTGGGGACTGCATTAATATATTCGGCCTTAAGCTTCTGTATTTGGAGAATGTCCTGGCAGTGGGAACCTGTTATGGGGAGTTCCGCATCCAGGAAAACAGTCTGTGTCCGTATATTGACGCGGACTTAAGGGCTGTAAAACAGGCGGAAGCACTTCAGGGAGAAACGGGATCCGGTGGGGGAAGAAACCTGCGTAAAGCCCAGGTGCAGTATTTTAACCGCTCACCGCGTAATATACCTTCCATAGCCACGGAACCGGTGGAGATTGAGGCGCCTCCCAATCCCCATAGGATGCAAGAAAAACCTGTTTTTCTCTCCATTGGACCCGCCTTTACTATGGCAGTCCCAATGCTCCTAGGATGCAGTATGGCCATTCTCAGCTCCAGGATCGGGGGACGGTCCTCCGGTGCGTATATGTTCACAGGCCTGATCACAGCAGTGTCTTCTGCTGTTTTGGGAGTTTTTTGGGCACTTATGAATCTGAAATATTCTAAGAAAGAGCTGCAGGAAGAGGAGGAGCAGAGGTTTAATGCCTATGGAAATTACCTGATCAAAATTGCAGATTCACTGAAAGCAAAGTACGAGCAGAATGAAAGGGCTCTTCACCAAATGTATCCGTCCGCAGCAGAGCGCTGTGGATATGGGGAGACATCACCAGCCCTGTGGAACAGAAACCATACACACCCGGATTTCCTCTATTACAGACTGGGGACCGGAGATATACCATTTCAGGTTGACATCTCTATACCGAAGGAAAAGTTTACACTGATCAATGATTCCCTGCAGGAGAAGCCGGCGCTGATCAGGGATGAATATAAAATATTAAAAGGTGTTCCTGTGGGTATACACCTCTCCAGATATCCCCTGATAGGGCTTGTGGGAGGAAGCGGGAAGGATGGAGCTGTAAAGCTCATGCACATTCTTGCCGCAGGAATCGCAGCCGGCAACAGTTATACAGATGTAAAAATGGTATTTGTCTATGACCGTAAAGAAGTACCATCCGTAAAAGCGTGGGAATGTATGAAATGGTTTCCTCATGTGTGGTCAGAGGACAGGAAGATACGTTATCTGGCTTGTGACGAGCCTGAGAAGGGAGATGTTTTTTTTGAACTGGCCAATACCCTGCGGTTACGCAAGGAGCAGAGTTCCGGTATCGGAAAGAAAGAGAGGGTAAAACCTTATTACATTCTGTTTTTGTGGGACGCCAGACTGCTGGAAGGGGAACTGATAAGAAAATATATCTACGAACCAAAGGCGGAATACGGATTCACCACCTGCATCATGGCTGAGACCTGTGAGGAACTGCCTAACGTATGCGAGGATATCATTCAAAATGATACATATTACCAGGGGTTTTATAATGCTATGGAAGCCAGCACGCTGAGGCAGAAAATAATGTTTGATACAGTAAGTCCGGCGCGTCTGGAACGTTTTGGAAGGAAGATTTCCAGGCTCAGGGTAAATGAGGTGGAGAGTAATGCGGATATCCCAAACAGCCTTGATTTTTTCCAGATGTATCAGGTTCATTCTCTGGAAGAGTTACAGGTGGCTGACAGATGGAGAAAAAACAGGACATATAACAGTATGAAAGCGCTTATTGGAAAAAAGGTGGGGGACGCGGATTGCTATCTGGATATCCATGAAAAATATCATGGCCCCCATGGCCTGATGGCAGGTACCACAGGTTCGGGAAAAAGTGAAACCCTGCAGACATATATGCTGTCCCTGGCTATAAACTTCAGTCCGGATGATATAGGATTTTTTGTCATTGATTTTAAAGGAGGCGGAATGGCAAATCTGTTCTCCAATCTTCCGCACATGGTGGGGCAGATCTCGAATCTGTCAGGCAATCAGGTGCGGCGTGCCATGATATCCATAAAAAGTGAAAATATGCGGCGTCAAAGGATCTTTGGTGAATACGGTGTCAATAACATCAACCTTTACACAAGACTGTATAAAAACCATGAGGCATCCCTCCCCATTCCCCATCTGTTCATAATCATTGATGAATTTGCCGAGCTGAAGCGGGAGGAGCCGGATTTCATGCGGGAACTTATCAGTGTTGCACAGGTTGGACGAAGCCTGGGTGTACATTTGATCCTTGCGACGCAGAAACCCAGCGGAACGGTGGATGATAATATCTGGAGCAACTCCAAGTTCCGGCTATGTTTAAGAGTTCAGGACAGGCAGGACAGTAATGATATGCTTCACAAGCCGGATGCGGCATTTATCACCCAGGCTGGCCGTTGTTACTTACAGGTAGGGAATGATGAGATATATGAATTGTTCCAGTCTGGGTGGAGTGGGGCTATCTACAGTGAAAATATGCAGGATAATGACCAGGACAGTGCGGTGCTGCTCACCAGGACAGGGAAAGCTGCTGTGGTCGGTAATCGGAAAAAGAAGAAACAGAAGACAGAGGATACCGGGAAAGTAAAAGAAGTTACCCAGCTTGACGCCGTAGTGGAGTATCTGGCAGCAGCCGCGGCGGAAAACGGATATGATTACCGCATGCGGTTGTGGCTCCCGGTTCTGCCGTCTGTGCTGTATCTGATGGATCTGCCCGGATATCAGGCGGCGGGGTATGAGGACAGGGTATATAAAAGCCGGGAAGGAAGATGGAATTTATCCGCTTATGCAGGGCTTTGTGATGACCCGGTCAATCAGGCACAGGGACCTCTGTCTGTGGATTTTTCTGAAAATGGGCACCATGCTGTATGCGGAACTGTAGTGAGTGGAAAAAGTACATTTTTGCAGACACTACTGTTTTCATTGATAACAAATTATTCGCCGGACTACCTGAACATATATGTCCTTGATTTCAGCAGCCGGATGCTGGCTCCCTTTGAGGGGCTGGCTCATGTGGGGGGTGTTATCTATGAGGATGAGGAGGAGAAGCTGGGGAAATTTTTTCATTTGATGCGTACTTTCATGGAGGAGAGAAAGGCCCTTTTCAGAGGTGGAAATTACAGCCAGTATGTGCAGGCTTATGGGGTAAAGCTGCCCGCGATTTTGATCGTTATTGATAATTTTGCAGGGTTTAAGGAGAAGACAGACAATGTATATGAGGAAACCCTCATTCAATTGTCAAGGGAGGGGGCAGGATACGGAATGTATCTGCTGATCGCTGCGGCAGGATTTGGACTTTCAGAGATCCAGAGCCGTATAGGCGATAATATCCGCACCGTGATATCCCTGGAGATGGGTGATAAATTCAAATATATGGATGTTCTGCGCACAACCCAGATCCCGGTTCTGCCTGAAGCTGAGGTAAAGGGAAGAGGTCTGGCTTTTGTGGAAGGGAATCTTCTGGAATTTCAGACAGCGCTGGCGCTTCCGGCAGAGGATGACTTTGAGAGGGGGAAGGCGATTGCTGACGTCTGCAGAAAAATAAGTGATCATTGGACCGGAAAAAAGGCAAAGACCATTCCATATATACCGGTAAATCCACAACTTTCCGATTTGGCCGGGCTGGAGGAGTATGCAAAAGAAAACCGGCAGGGAGAGCAGCTCCCCTTTGCCTACAGGATGGAGGATGCGTCACTGTATAGTGTGGATCTGAAATATACATACTGTTACTTTATCATGGGCAGGCCTCGGACAGGAAAAACCAATGTACTGAAACTGCTCCTTCATGCAGCCTGCGGGCAGAGCGCGGATGTGAAGGTCATAGAGACAGAGAGCACGGAACTGAAACGGGCAGCACAGGAATATAAAGTATCTTATCTGAATACGCCTGAGGATGTATTCCGGTATTTCCAGGAGCTGACACCTGAGTTTGTAAATCGCAATAAGAAAAAGAAGGCATGGCTGGCGGAGGGTGTTTCAGAGGAAGATATTTTTGAACGCATGAAGGAAACACCTCCAATCTATTTATTCCTTGCAGATTTGGCAGGGTTTTTAAAGATGATCTACAGGCAGAATGGCTCCATCAGCCCTATGAATGGGTTTGTGGAAAATATTATGGAGAAAGGAAGTTTACATAATATATATTTCTTTGGGTGCCTGAATACGGAGGAAGCTGCTCAAATAGCGGGTTATAAAGCCTATTCCTGTTTTACGGGATATAAGACAGGAATCCATCTGGGTGGAAATCTGGCTTCACAAAGAATTTTTAACTTCCAAAATATACCCTATATGGAATTGAACAAAGGAATGAAAAGGGGATTGGGATATGTGCCTGACAGGGAGGATGATTCTGTGGCTGAAAAAGTAGTGATCCCACTTGCCGGGAGGATGGATAAGAATGGTTGA
- a CDS encoding carboxypeptidase regulatory-like domain-containing protein, translating into MRNKKKNIILLIVLGILFLVLAVIGVFLIKNATEKKAYRAHLNEGQKYLEEMKYEEAVASFEFAIEKDPKSENAYIGIFQVRDAQGEYLMAAEILQKGYANTRSDRIDLLLANYLEKHPSGSDGEQSTETAGGIELLAEESQKITINTAFMQKIANYTYQDYLREFGNCVSHEMKSGVLEIKHAKLAGTFYYRDIDEEDNSIDVKSSFPYKDAKPAYIRLDNVELLFRGFGSGITYTRLREIAGGQVECTDNEKNEMKEEGITIVKFSYKECGIQIQSDKDGNIIKSAAWNKIIPPRPDREAEKGVYQGVIVDATTGQGLQGADVRFMPRDRSQETVRVQSDGEGAYKAELPEGTYDVEVSKEGFIQDSFDLEITAEEQQSGDSFPLSPKLAQGEIRIVLTWGAYPTDLDSHLDGTTTDGHSVYVYFARSISRYGNSTAAQLDVDDRNGYGPETTTIYADGSYRFRVNDFTRSGEISASGAEVKIYLPDQSQPTVFQVPDGVGNLWDVCQIENGKITPINSVE; encoded by the coding sequence ATGAGGAACAAAAAGAAAAATATCATACTGCTTATAGTTCTGGGAATTCTTTTTCTGGTACTGGCAGTCATAGGAGTGTTTTTGATAAAAAATGCCACAGAGAAAAAAGCCTACAGGGCGCACCTGAATGAAGGGCAGAAGTACCTGGAGGAGATGAAATATGAGGAGGCGGTGGCGTCCTTTGAATTTGCCATTGAAAAGGATCCGAAGTCAGAGAATGCATACATCGGAATCTTTCAGGTCAGAGACGCACAGGGAGAATACCTGATGGCAGCAGAAATATTGCAGAAGGGCTATGCCAATACAAGGAGTGACAGGATAGATCTGCTTCTTGCCAACTATCTGGAAAAGCATCCTTCCGGCAGTGATGGGGAACAAAGCACAGAGACTGCAGGAGGAATTGAGCTGTTGGCAGAGGAATCCCAGAAAATCACCATTAACACAGCTTTTATGCAGAAGATAGCTAATTATACATATCAGGATTACCTGCGTGAATTTGGTAACTGCGTATCTCATGAAATGAAAAGTGGAGTTCTGGAAATAAAACATGCGAAGCTGGCAGGTACATTTTATTACAGGGATATAGATGAAGAAGATAACTCCATAGACGTCAAAAGCAGCTTTCCATATAAAGATGCAAAGCCCGCCTACATACGTCTGGATAATGTGGAACTGCTTTTCAGGGGTTTTGGATCAGGCATTACATATACACGTCTAAGGGAAATAGCCGGGGGCCAGGTGGAATGTACAGATAATGAAAAGAATGAAATGAAAGAAGAAGGTATTACTATTGTAAAATTCAGCTATAAGGAGTGCGGCATCCAGATCCAGTCTGACAAAGACGGAAACATTATCAAGAGTGCGGCATGGAATAAAATTATTCCTCCCAGGCCGGACAGGGAAGCAGAAAAGGGAGTGTACCAGGGCGTCATCGTGGATGCCACTACAGGACAAGGACTGCAGGGGGCTGATGTGAGATTTATGCCCCGTGACAGAAGCCAGGAAACCGTCCGGGTACAGTCAGACGGTGAGGGTGCTTATAAAGCAGAGCTGCCGGAAGGAACATACGATGTAGAGGTCAGCAAAGAAGGCTTTATCCAGGACAGCTTTGACCTGGAGATAACAGCAGAGGAACAGCAAAGCGGAGATTCGTTTCCACTCTCCCCCAAGCTTGCTCAGGGAGAAATCCGGATCGTCCTCACCTGGGGGGCATATCCCACAGATTTGGATTCCCATCTGGATGGAACCACAACCGACGGTCACAGCGTGTACGTTTATTTTGCAAGAAGTATCAGCCGTTACGGGAATAGTACGGCAGCCCAGCTGGATGTGGATGACAGGAATGGATACGGACCGGAGACTACCACCATCTATGCGGACGGCAGTTATCGGTTCCGTGTAAATGATTTTACCCGTTCCGGAGAGATTTCCGCATCAGGGGCAGAGGTGAAGATATATCTTCCGGACCAGTCACAGCCAACTGTCTTCCAGGTACCTGACGGAGTCGGTAACCTGTGGGATGTATGCCAGATAGAAAACGGGAAGATCACCCCAATCAATTCAGTAGAATAG